In Epinephelus fuscoguttatus linkage group LG6, E.fuscoguttatus.final_Chr_v1, the DNA window AAACTACAGGAACCACTATTAAAGCAATGGCACACCCTACTGGTGAGATGTGTCATTGCAGCCCATGACAACACGGAACTTCCTGTTCACTGTAGATGTTTCCTTCTGTTTCCTACTGTGAGGTGTAGTCGCACTTGTGTTGGCAACCTTTTATAACCACAATGGAGTGATACAGTTATACAGttttagaaaatgtgtttgcatttggACAAAAGCGGGGCGGAAGTCTTTGTAACTCATACTTCCTGGACTGTCAGGAGAAGTTGCAGGCATGACATGTCAtcctgaaatttaaaaaaaaaaaaagaagctatcTTTAATTACAGTCATGTCACCTCAGCTGCAGATCATTAAATAACCAAAACTAATAATCTGACGCAGGGGACGTTTCCTGTGGTTTCTCCCAGCATGCAACACTTCCTTCATCTGTTTCACTTTCACTCCTGGATTATATGTGCGAACACTTAGTGCTGAAGCCGACACGGTAAGTTCACTATATTATACATATACAAAACAAATGCTTAATGTTAAGAATGTCAGATAATAAACGATATGAGGCCTGAGTTTTGTTGAAATAGGAGTTTTTCTCGACAGATATCCGTGAACATAAATGAATGGACATTTGCGTGAAATCGAAAGTGTTGCACTTCCAGCTCACCTGTCGTGTTTGTGCCTTGttgttcactgtgtgtttgattAACTATGCAGCTTTGAGttttaataaaagttaaatggttattaaaaatgtcaaacCCAAGAAATGTGATGCTAAATCTTTCAATAGACAATAAAGTCTAAGGCTAAGACTTGTCTCTATCAACAGGTCCTCAGGAAGTGAGAATATCCCTGAACATAATCATgcatttgtatatttgtattaCAGGTGAGAGGATTTCCTGCTTTCATCATGTTAGCTGCacctctcctgctgctgctcctccttcCCTTCCCTCCCTCATCAGGAGCCGGGCTACCAAACCAAGGCCAAGCCAAGGATGCCCCCATAGCCACCAACGGCCAGCCCTTCCCCTGGGACCGCATGAGACTCCCCAAAACTGTCTCCCCCGTCCACTATGACCTGACCATCCACCCCAACCTGACCACCCTCGACTTCACCGGAGTCGTTCGCATCCAGCTGGACGTGCACGAAGACACCAGCACCATCGTTCTCCACTCCAAGAAGCTGCAGATATCCAATGTGCTGCTCCTCACACCTGAAGGCAGCAGGCCTCTGCAGGTGTTGGAGTATCCTCGTTCCCATCAGCTCGCCCTGCTGTCAGACTCGGTGCTGGCCAAAGGTAGGAGGTATGAGGTTCAGATGGAGTTCGCAGCCAACTTGTCTGACAGCTTCCATGGTTTCTACAAGAGCAGCTACCGCACCAGCACTGGGGAGGTCCGGTAAGAGCATGAATATcttattttctatatttcttTTAAAGGAGCTGTCTAATCTTCTCACAGCATGCTATGTTAAACATGAcatcacttttattttactattatCTATTTTCATTATTAGGGTTCTGGCATCCACGCAGTTTGAAGCCACCTTTGCTCGTGGAGCCTTCCCCTGTTTTGATGAGCCCGCCTTCAAAGCCAACTTCACTATACGGATCAAACGAGAGCCACGCCACATTGCCATTTCCAACATGCCTAAGgtacacatgaacacagcaaTATCAGTTGACTTTATTTTCCAGGGAAGTTTGGTATTTACCTGcaccctatttccccatgtttttgtgactTAAGGGAGCAACAGTTTTGGGAATTGATCCAGTATTGAGCACTGATGAAACAGGGTGCAAAGTAGCCAGCCAGGGCATGTtctactaaaagtgcttgtttctgCCACTGACATGTGGCTGTCAGTTTATGGCAAGGATCACTGCAGAGATAaatctttttgttaaagagtaaaatcctttttgttcaaccagaaacagcctagaaattgccatcaccaaacccaccagaccaGTAATTTAATCATCGTCAAACACACCATTTcaagttgacagaaacaaaataaaacacacaaaaattgtcttggtttgtctttccactgttgcagcaatcaccaactctggtttgattGAATGAactcttaattcacccagttacatgtgaaaatgtgctggctgtttacatgctaaaattactatttatgtaaatggagtctggtgtgttaGGCGGTGgcgatttcggggctgttttgggtcaaacaaaaaggatcttactctttaacaaaaaggtgtaGTGGACGTACAGTAATGTGATGGCGCAAAATGCCACGAGTGCTGTCTCGCTCAATGTAGATCAATTTCAAAAAGtattgttcccattagtcacttaaatacaaaaacaggagaaaaaagtcaaaaaatatAGAAGTTATCTTTTAAGCACGGATGAAGAATTACTGAAGTAAGAGCAGGTTGACAAAATCGAGGCCTTCATTTCTCAGGTAAAAACTGTGGAGCTGCCGGGGGGTTTACTTGAAGATCACTTCGACACCACTGTGAAAATGAGCACTTACCTGGTGGCCTACAttgtgtctgacttcctgtctgtgagcAAGACCACCCAGCATGGTGtcaatgtgaggaggacaacaGACAGTCATTGTCACATAATATCTTTCCACTGATAAAACTTAACATATTGCTGTAACAGTTCTTCTCTGTGATTGCCATCAGATATCAGTCTACGCTGTGCCTGAGAAAATCGACCAGACAGCCTTTGCGCTGGATGCTGCCGTCAAGCTGTTGGACTTCTACGATGACTATTTTGATATTCCATACCCGCTTCCCAAACAGGGTGAggaaatacatgtaaaaataaagaaCTGACTGAAGTATTTGGAGCTTCATGTTGTAATATACGTATTTTTACTGTACTCAGCTTAAGAAAGAACCTGCTACTGAGCAGACTCAGCATAAATGACCACCCCTCCAACCACTGAAAACAGTGTGTCAAAGTCAGAGGTCTTATGATCTGTGGTTTGTACGGCAAATGTCTGTCCTTTGTGCAGACATCCAGGATCCATCCTATCTCATGTTACTGTGATATGTGAGGTCACTTTGAATGAACATTGCATATATGTAAATTTAAATGTAGGCATTTTACAGTGCAAGTGCTCTTTGCTCTGACTAGATATAACATTTGTtgttatatacatatacatattaagtatacatattaaaaaatggaaaatacaGAGGGTGTTTCAATtcatgcagtgtttttaaagacattaaaacagcaatatatttaaaatgatatcttaaaaaaagcatttgtaTTTATGTGCGTGATGTTGTTTCCTGCAGACCTGGCTGCTATCCCAGACTTCCAGTCGGGTGCGATGGAGAACTGGGGGCTGACCACCTACAGAGAGACGGGCCTCCTCTTCGACCCTGACAGGTCCTCAGCTTCAGACAAACTGGGCATCACCAAGGTCATCGCCCATGAGCTCGCACATCAGGTAGCTGGCCTGCATCTGTTTTGAACTAATTGGTGCCACGAGTCAGCGCTCTGTACAAAGTTGCCCAGGCTAGGACGGTACAAATAGAAATTGCTCTGCTTTTATGAGGAGATGATTGATGTTGGAAGCCGCTATCTCTAAACTTAAAGATACATCTGTATGCTAAATACTGCTTTTGCATGTTCTTCTTCCTGTCTAGTGGTTTGGGAACCTGGTGACGATGGAGTGGTGGAACGATCTGTGGCTCAACGAGGGTTTCGCAAAGTTCATGGAGTTTATTTCTCTGGACATCACCTACCCAGAGCTGCAAGTGGTGAGAGCCGAGCACAGAACGACCAGTCAGAGCACACAAATTAGCCTGATCCTCTGTCTGCCATACAGTATACAGTGCAGTATCCTTCTTATTTATACTaattcagatatttttttacattttctgtccTCTCTTCTCCCAGGATGACTTCTTCTTGGGGAAGTGTTTTGAGGCCATGGAGGTAGACTCCCTCAGCTCCTCCCACCCAGTCTCCACCCCCGTGGAAAACCCCACGCAGATCCAGGAGATGTTTGATGACGTTTCTTATGACAAGGTCAGCCTCATTCTATCAGAGCATCAACGATTTGCTGTTGTTGCACTTGGATATTGTGTAAAAGTGATTTGGGCATAAATAATCATTCCCAAATCTCAACCCAAACTGcagtcaaaacaaaacattaaaattcagTTAAAACCACTTCTAAAAGCACAAATTCACACAACAAAAAGGATTTAAATTGTTCATTTTCAGCatgcctgtgtttgttttttagggaGCATGTATTCTGAATATGCTGCGGGACTTCCTGACGCCTGAAGCATTTGAGATTGGCATCATCCGATACCTCAAGCGCTACAGCTACCAGAACACTGTCAACAGTCATCTGTGGGAGAGCCTGACCAATGTGAGTAATGATGTGTGTGAGGGATACACCATAATTACAATGCTGAAATTATAATACTGATCCATTTTAGTGAGGTGGACTCTCAGAGGTTAGAAAATGGTGCTGTAAATTGGGATTTTGTAAACCAAAATCAGTCAGCTGTAAGGAGTGAGGCCAGTCATGGAAGTAATGGATTTGTCCTGGACACCTGCGCATGAGTGTTTTGCCTGTTTCTCAGCttgtcataaaaatattttttgaagaAAATTTGCCATAGTTCATATTCCTGCTCGTGTACCCCTGAAGTATCAGTAGTACTGCCAGTGTTGGTGCTGTTTTGATTCACTGCTAAAGTTTTCTgtgtctctcctccagctctgcagctcagatGGTCTGGATGAAGGCCGATTGAAACACCAAGAATTCTGCTCCAAGCGCGATGTCCAGTCTGGAGCCTCTGTAAGTTTCAACCAGGTCCAACAAAGCACTTTGACTGAGCTAACAAACTCTTGTTATCATAGCTACATTAACATCAGtgggcttaaagggatagtgaaATTCCACTCTGactatttaaagggatagtgcacccaaaaatgaaaattcagcctcacatcccttgcggagatccaaggggagagtgggtagcagcacaactccacctaacgGAGGCTTACGGCGCTCCAGAttcaaacaaccaaaaacacctaattgaaaccataaaatatctccatactgctcgtccgtagtgatccaagtgtcctgaagctgaaggcggtgcccatgtctcatggtctcgcgcaagtgcacacacgtgaacgcggtgtacagagaggcagtcagagctacaggctacaatgaggctaaaaacagagatcaaatgacgtttttccaaacaactttttatgtcggggcttcaggacacttggatcactacggacgagcagtatggagatattttgtggtttcaattatctgtttttggacgtttgaacgttgtgttgctaccccctctcccctgggatctctgcaagtgttgtgaggactctaaaacttcacctgagcctccatcggcatatgggtgagtagataatggctgacttttcatttttgggtgcactatccctttaaataatCAGTGGAATTTCGCACTATGTATTTTTTCTGATCACCAGCAGAAATCTTTAACATACATGATTCTTTGCAACGTACTACACAAATTTAGTATTTCTGTATTTCCTAACTGTTTCTATAGTACCTTCATGTAGCTGTGCCACATATCTGTCACTGTTTATGATGTTAATTATTgtgtatctatgtgtgtgtgtatttgtgtttgtatacGTAGAAATGGTACTCCGATGATGAGCTGGATGTCAGGGCCATCATGGACACCTGGACGCTGCAGGAGGGCTTCCCACTGGTCACTGTGGAGGTCAGAGGTCGTGAAGTCAGGCTCAGTCAGGAGCGTTACCTGAAGACAGACGACCCCTCCCTCACTGAAGGGTAAAATGTCAGATTGAGAGTATTATGGCAGATGACATGCGTGCACAGTCTCAGTCATGGCAGACATCCCTTTTCCTGCATTTGAagtaaactttaaactttaaagtgTCGTTCTCTATACGACCACCAGATTGTGCCAGAGGGAGGAATTTTCAAATACTGCACATGCTTTAGTAGAAACTTAACGCTACACCAGCTGAACAGCTCCATTCTGGATGTATTAGTGTAGCAGCATCTGAAGTCTAGTTTCAGTGGGTGCTCCATTTTATTCAAAattagtatttttttaaatgatcattttgtgttgttAGATTCCTTTGGCAGATCCCACTGACCTACATGACCAGCGCCTCCAACACTGTCCATCGCTTCCTGCTCAAAACAAAAACTGGTGAGTGTGTTGCTCAGTCAGTGTGATGAGGCTGATTTTTATATTGCTGTATTTATATTCTTTATCCTTtattattcataaaaaaaattaatgctACAAGTCCTTGTCAATCATGGTTCCTCTCTTTCATGCAGATGTCCTGTACCTGCCGGAGGAGGTGGACTGGGTGAAGTTCAATGTGGACATGAGCGGCTACTACATGGTCCACTACGCAGGCGAGGGGTGGAACTCTATTATCAAACTGCTGCAACACAACCACACGGCCCTGAGCGGCAACGACCGTGCCAGCCTCATCCACAACGTCTTCCAGCTGGTCAGGTCTGTTAAAAGATCTGACAATAACAGTTTCATCTGCTGTTTTTTCTGCATCACAAAATAACTGTAGTTTCAGTGAAGGAGCTGAATTAAAATCCAGCGGACAATTCCCATAAGAAAAAAGCATTTAGCCACGTACCAACATTATCATAGAAAAGGGAGTGTTggtaatttaaatatttaaaataaacttaaattaaatgtttggtCTGTCATGTGCCACAGAACAAAGACGGTGAGGCTGGACACGGCGCTGGAGCTGTCTCTGTACCTGTCCAAAGAGACTGAGATCATGGCCGTGACTCAGGGCTTTGGAGAGCTCGTACCTCTCTACAAACTGATGGAGAAGAGAGACATGGCTGCTCTGGAGAACCAGATGAAGGTAAGTGAAGGCAGCATGGCACAAAACAGACCATGTACTTTTATAAAATGCATAAAGTCTTGCATACCAGTCTGCCTTAAAGTAATAATCTCGAACATTTTCTGTGGCTGTGATGACATTCCTGGAAGAAAATCAGTAGTGGTGCACAGGTAGTGGCGGGTTTTCCATTAACCAACAGTGGCTGGTCTGCCAGAGGGTAGAAGGAGATAGCACAAGAGGCTCactctttaaagggatagtgcacccaaaaatgaaaattcagccattatctactcacccatatgctgaggaaggctctggtgaagttttagagttcaccagagcctccctcggcatatgggtgagtagataatggctgaattttcatttttgggtgcactatcacTTTAACTCACGTGTGTGTGAAGCTGCATATTGTTTTTTCTGGTTTCTGCTAGCATAGCAAGAAAAAGGTTATTATggccaaacaaacacagaaaagagTGATGACTACAGATGCTGAAACTTCAGAAACAAGTGGAAACCCAACTGCCCACTGACTGCTTTTACTGGTGCATTGGTGCATTTTATGCCTCATTACTGCCACCTGTTGATCAGTGGAATATTGTAAAACCACTGGCAGGAAGGTGCATGTGCGCCCGTGTGCACGAGACAAACAAAAAGCCCACTTATGGAAAAACTGCTCCATAGTGCAACTAGAAGTCACTAACTCCACAAGGAACCTTTAAACTTCTAGTGCTGCTTCTGTGTAGCAAGAAAACCATCCACACTTAGTCATGGTTCTCTGCGTAAGCACTAGAAAAGCCTGGAAAACAATGGACTGTTCACATGTTGAATAAGCAGAGTGCTCCATTAACTTCTGGCAGTTCAAACAAAGCAAAATTCCTCTCAGGAACCAGAATACAACAGTTCAAtaaaaaattaagttaaaaCTTGGACTGAGAATGGACTGATTATGAATAAGTTCATATACAGACTGCATGTGTTTCTCAGGGCTACATTGTGGATCTGTTCCGGGGGCTGATCGCTCGGCAGGAGTGGACTGACTCTGGATCAGTGTCTGAGCGAGTGCTGCGGAGCTACCTGCTGCTGTTCGGCTGCGTCAGGAACTACGAACCCTGTGTGGCCAAAGCCACCGAGCTCTTCAACAAGTGGAAGGACTCTGACGGCACCATGAGGTCAGTGGTGATAAAATAGCGCACGATTCTTTCTCACAATTACTGTCTGTATACTGAGCGTTCAATTTTTATAAGCACTTGTATGTAGGGATGAAACGTTTTTAGATAGTTGTTAGTGAGCTGGAAACCTTCCCTGTCTTTAGCCTCCCTGTTGACATCACCATGGCCGTGTTTGTGATTGGAGCTCGTACACCAGAGGGGTGGGACTTCCTGTTTGAGAAGTACCGCACTTCGCTGCAAATGTCTGTAAAGAGCCGCATGAAGACTGC includes these proteins:
- the erap1b gene encoding endoplasmic reticulum aminopeptidase 1b, encoding MLAAPLLLLLLLPFPPSSGAGLPNQGQAKDAPIATNGQPFPWDRMRLPKTVSPVHYDLTIHPNLTTLDFTGVVRIQLDVHEDTSTIVLHSKKLQISNVLLLTPEGSRPLQVLEYPRSHQLALLSDSVLAKGRRYEVQMEFAANLSDSFHGFYKSSYRTSTGEVRVLASTQFEATFARGAFPCFDEPAFKANFTIRIKREPRHIAISNMPKVKTVELPGGLLEDHFDTTVKMSTYLVAYIVSDFLSVSKTTQHGVNISVYAVPEKIDQTAFALDAAVKLLDFYDDYFDIPYPLPKQDLAAIPDFQSGAMENWGLTTYRETGLLFDPDRSSASDKLGITKVIAHELAHQWFGNLVTMEWWNDLWLNEGFAKFMEFISLDITYPELQVDDFFLGKCFEAMEVDSLSSSHPVSTPVENPTQIQEMFDDVSYDKGACILNMLRDFLTPEAFEIGIIRYLKRYSYQNTVNSHLWESLTNLCSSDGLDEGRLKHQEFCSKRDVQSGASKWYSDDELDVRAIMDTWTLQEGFPLVTVEVRGREVRLSQERYLKTDDPSLTEGFLWQIPLTYMTSASNTVHRFLLKTKTDVLYLPEEVDWVKFNVDMSGYYMVHYAGEGWNSIIKLLQHNHTALSGNDRASLIHNVFQLVRTKTVRLDTALELSLYLSKETEIMAVTQGFGELVPLYKLMEKRDMAALENQMKGYIVDLFRGLIARQEWTDSGSVSERVLRSYLLLFGCVRNYEPCVAKATELFNKWKDSDGTMSLPVDITMAVFVIGARTPEGWDFLFEKYRTSLQMSVKSRMKTAMAVSPLQDKLQWMMEQSLHGEIMKTQDLPVVIVSVSKNPRGYKLAWDFLRANWHTLIKKFDLGSSTISYLVTGVTDQYSTREMFDEVHSFFGSLTEETGSEMRCIQQAYETIEDNIRWMDANLPVLQAWLDKHSHRIVHEDL